The segment CAATCACCTCGATGCATACGATTGATAATTGAAGCTACAAACGCACGTTTTCTTGTCAACACCGGTCAATCACTCACCCCCTCCTGTTTGTCAGCTCAGCTCAGCAAGATACGCACGCAATCTTATGCCAATCACgtattggcattggcattggcattggtattggtattggtattgacAAAACCCTCGAATCTCATGTCGGCCATGTCAATCATCGCTCAattccctctcctccaccAATAATGGCGTCTACCAAGTCAGAGTTTTCCATCTAGTGCCCAACCCTTTCCAACCTTCTACAATTGAATCAAGCAACTCCGATGTCGCCTCCCTTCCtcattctttccatccatcctcaaaCTATTCCCCATCCTGCAATCTACCCCTGCCAACCCAGCATGCGAGGTCTTCACCGTGCCACCCTTACTAGTCCACCCAAGCACTTCCGGAAGGTGCGTGGAGAAAGTCGCGATGTTGTTCCTCGTGGCATCGCTAGGATCTATATGTACATTGGAGGTActgggtaggtagatagtATCTTTTGATAGTACCAACAGTTGTACTATGAATTAAATAGGAAGGCAAGATTTTGTTGAGATACAAGGGATACGAATGCCACAGAATACTCGTAGGCCTGGTTGAAACTTGAGCATCGATCGTGAATTGCTAATTGCGAGCGGAGTGTGATGTGGAATCCGAGCAAACTCCCACTCTCGGACTCGAAGCTACTTTGTCACTAGGGAGATTCGTCATTTGTGATCTGAACGGAAGCCCTATTTTGGTAGCCCTGCTTGGAGAGAAACGAGATGAAGTTATACATCAGGAGCAGACATCTATCTCCACGTAACCTGCCGAGATACATCCTAAAATAATTATGCATAATCGACGGTTAACACGCGGAGAGCACTCTTAACAACGAACTATCAATCCATATAAAGTAAGCTTAGATCTCTACACACGCGTCAAATAACTGCCGATAAAGTTCCTGGGTATCCAGATAAACATGGGGAATCCCCAGCCCACTCCAGTCCAGTGACATACAAATATGGCAACAGGAAACGAACGCAACGTTGATTACAAAATCGTCTATGCGATCCCCAACGGTATGGATACTACCACCTACCTAATATCGTCATCAAACATACGATAACAGATATATTGATCAATCTACGAGATATACATGGATACAACACTACACGCTCGCACATGCATCCGTTTCAGAACTCTATATCCTCCTCGAAACCAACCCAATCGGAATCCTTGACTCAACAAATACCCGTGATGTATGCAACGCTGCcgcaaaaagaaaacccaGTTTGCCATCCATCGTACATCTAGTTTGGGAGTTGCATGATTCCTGACCACACAAGAGCGTAATGATCACATCATATAAGACACACACATACTACATATATCCACTTTCAAGCTCCACCTCACCACGccatctcttcctcaaacccaaatcgATTCAGCGCTCTCCCCCGCGCCAACCGAACAAGCAGCACGATCGATCACGAAAAGGGGCAACGAAACCTGATATATGTATGCGTATTAGTCGAGATAGCATGGCTGAGCACAGTATGGCAGTGTAGAAGTAACATTGTCTCTCCTCAAGCCGAGCAATTTCAAAGACGTCTGGAGAATGAATTCTGCGCGAGGGCCAATTAAAGACAGCGGGATTACTAGTGCGCAATCGTGCAAACCCCCTCCTTACTTCTCACTCCTGCGACCTCATACAAATagttcttcttccatcaccTTCACCCAGAAGACGACGATCAATGATCCATCTGCTCTACATGCGAGAAGTTTTACTATGTCAACTACTAAAGTTTAAAAACGGAAGCACTCTTCGTTCACCATCTTCGAGATATTGCTTTAAATACCATTACAGCTTCTTGcaaattttaaatttcaGAGTTAGTTATGATTGTaaagatgaatgaagaacCTGTATGGATTGTTGCTTGGAGTAGGAGTATTGTACACTGGtcattaatatttaaaaggGTGGAGCTGAGATGCTTCTACTAAGGGGAAGGACGAATAGTGAGTGATGAGCTGTAAAAGAGGATTCCATATGAACAAtcttgctttgattttgtaatttttgaCATCCCAAGCAATTACGCGCTTTTCTCCCCGAGAAACGGGATTGCCTTCATGACCATTCTGTTCAAACATGCCCAAAAAATAACCTCAGATAAAGAAAACTCCATCGCTccattttaatcaataaagTTCCCCCGAGCCACCGACGCATGCATACCAATCCACAAGTAAATGCAACTTATCAGCATTAATCTACGTATCTAGGACCATCATCCTGCCAATTACCTGCTGGAGTATCCGCAGCATAGGCACCCGGTGTAGGAGCACCTGCATAATATCCTGGTCCAGGTGTAGGAGCATCCATAGCTTGAGGTGTAGGAGCACCCCAATAGCCAGGAGCCGGCGTTGGCGCCGAATAAGCCCCGGGAGTTGGAGCATTCATCGCAGCTGGTGTGGGAGCGGAATATCCACCTGGGGTTGGAGCATTCATTGCAGCTGGTGTAGGTGCTGATAAAGGACCACCAGGGGTTGGAGCATCGTAGGCCGTTCCCCAGTTGTTGTTATTGGATTGGCCAGAGTTCCAGTTGTCGTTTGCATTATTTGGTTGATAGGCTGGAGTCTTCGAACCCCATGCATCTCCACTATTACCACTACCGCCATACGCGGGAGTTTTGGATCCATAGTTATCTGATAAGCCATAAGCTGGGGTTTTAGCACCAGATGACCAAGCAGGAGTTCTATTGCCACCTCCATAGGCTGTCCGGCTACCATCATTTGCTGCATAAACAGTTCGAGATCCGTCGTTCGACCAACCAGGTGTTCGGCCGCCATCAGTAGAACCAGACTTCCAGGCAGGCGTTCGTCCACCTTGGGCACCACCATGAGGAGCTAAAGATGTTAGTAAATATTGGCGAATAAGATAGAATCAACTTACTTCTTCCCCAAGCTGGAGTGCGCTCAGGAAGACCACCCGGCATTGGTGTTCGTCCACCAGCACCAGAGTCCCAACCTGGCCCAGGAGTTGCacctccaaatccaccacGACCTCTTGGagctcctcctcctctaCCACCACCAGGGCCACCTCTGAAACCATTTGGATCTACCGATGCTCCACTTATCTTGTCCTTGAATCCAAGACAGTCTTTTGGCACACTGATTACCTTGCTCTTTGTGTGTAATTCTACTCTTGCATTGGTGTCTGTGGTATCTTTGACAATACCCAGTAAACCCTTGTATGGGCCTTTGCGGATTGTCACAGTCTGTCCGATAGATTTATCACGACCAAATGATTTAGGCGGAAGCATTTGGCCGTTGTTCTTGGGGTTAAGCTTCATTGCTGGGTTCATCGAGTTAAGATCTGGCGAAGATGCATTTTCAGTGATGCGTCCTCCCTTGGCAGAGACACTTTGTACGCTAGTAGTTCGTGCCACAAATATACCAGCATTCTCGCTCAATTCGGAACTCTTCAAGAAGAGATAGGCTCGATGAATGTGTAGAATTCTTCCAGACCTAGCCTCTCCCCCAAATTCTTTCACGGTATCCTCCATCTTGATCTCAGCACCATTACGATCTGTCGCCACTGCATTCCTTCGCTTTTCAAGCTTATTGGAAATCTGAGATGGAATAACTGTTCTGTTAGATCCATTCTGGTCAAGAACAACAAGTGATTCGCGGTCAACTTTGATGATACAAGCAACAGTAGATGGGTCTAGTTGGACTAAATCCCAAAGCTCGTACTTTCCTAACGCACCGCTCCCACCAGAATCGCTGGCTTCCCGAAGATCTTTGCTGAAAACAgtgatttcattattattttgatcaCTCAGCAAAGTGACACGATCCTCAATGATCTTGACGACCATACCAACTTCATCTCTGAACCTACTGCCGCCAATCACTTTGACGTGATCACCCTCACGGAAACGTTTGCGTAAACCCTTGATAGGAATTTCAATGGTTTGTCCCCTTAATGCTCCTTCGGATACAGCCATTGTGACAATATCACCAGTGACAGAAACTGCTTTACCAACGACGCCCTTTTGTTCCCCCTCGTAAACTTCAATGACGTCTCCGGGTAGATAAGAGGCATTGGCTGTGCTTGCTTTCAAGCTTGCAGCGAGAGCATTTAAATCCAAATTTTCGGTACCATCTTCAGCACCAGAAGCAAATCTTGTGACTTCCTCAAGGGTTGGATTGACATCCTTAGTGATAAGCGCCTGGATTTTAACTTCCTTCTCGCAATATccattaatatattcttcattgAAGTAATTCCATGTTTTCGTGTCCGGTCGACCTTGTAGATGTTTCGCATGTCGTTTCTTAGCTTCGGCTTCACTGAAGAGTCGTTGGGGCGGGCGTGGTCCGGCTACTGGGCGCTTTCTTTTTCCGTCCGCTCCTACACTAGTATCCTCATGAAGACCATAGTCGAGACGAGGAACATATCTGACACGGAGTTCGAGACCAGTATCAGTAACTTCCAGCACTTGCGCAAGATCACCCGCATATTTTACTGGGCGCCTAAGTCGTACATAGGCTCCAACCTCTACAGTTGGACTTTTCGTAACTCTGAGAAGGTCGGGCATTTCCTTGATCTCAACCAGCATCATTTTAGTTCGAGGGTAGACATTCATGAGACCATCCATAGCAGTCAAAATGTCGGCTTGTCGCTGGGCTTCGACATAAATGAAACCCTTCATTGTAGATTGCGTTCCACCACGCTCAAAAGCGCAAGTGATCGCAAGCTCCTCTTTAGTGCCAGCTCTCTCTTCTATGCGCTTCATTATAGAGAAAACAgcctctctttcctttccttctttacATCGTACGGCCCAAATACTAGGATCGTCGACACTAGGAAGTAAGAGACGTTTTGGAACGACCGCTGAGTCTCCGGTGCCTCTCGATGATCGACCCTTGTTCGCATATCGTTGTCGTAAAATTTCTGCTTGCTTTTCCGCATCGAGACTCGCCTCCATTTCGCGTCTCCTGTCCAAATCTCGGTGACGCCTGTCATCTGTCTCACCACCATCTGGAAGGTCTGCCATGTCATCTGGGTGTGTGTCTGCAATGAAAGTGTGATTCATTTCGTTCaattcatcttcgtcatcctcattctcatcctcgTCTTCATCTACTTCAGCTTCGACATCGAGGAAAACATTGCGACGGTCTCTGCGGCGCTTGCGGCGGTGTCCCTACACTTTGCGGTTAGAAAAACTGTAGGTCACTGCATTGTGGGCGAACAGGAATTGTATATGCAGCACAGAAATGCTTACCgtgatttcttcttcatcatcctcttcttcctcttcctcatcgtcatcatcattagCACCTCCACCAATGTCTTCTCCCTcgccttcatcatcttcgtcatcatcatcgtcgtcagCACCGCCCGAACCGTGTTTTCTGCCATTCGAAGGGGCTGCTTCATCATCGGAGCCATCTTCGTCCCCTACTTGATGACGCGAAGATTCATTTTGTCTTTGCGCGCTGGTTGTGTTGTGTCCTTCATCTTCGTTGTCTGAGAGATCCGCAGGTTGGGGATTGAAATTGTCGTCCTCTTCGTCGCTTTCATCAAAGGagttattcaataaattcgAGGTAGACATTTTAACACAAaggatgaaagaagaaaatgtgCATTCGAAGAGGGAAACGAGAGGTATTTGTAGATTTTTTCAAGAAGACAAATCTCAAGGTCAATGGATTAAGTAAATAAGGCAAGGCAAGCTAATAACCTTTGTTCAAAATGGCCTCAGCCTTTCGACCAGTAGTGGGACTAACTTATCTAGGGATAACCCCAAATTACCTAAGCCAATGAGACTGTACTAGTGTACTGTTCGAAGACTTAGGTTATACAATGCATGTACAgttcttcttcaagatcttatTCAATACAATTCATTGTCATAGAGAATTGTGTTGAACTGAATTATTCGAGGAAACCCTGAATATGGAATGAAAGGCGCTCATCGATCTTTGGTAGAAATTTTGGAACAAATTAGGTCAGGAGGTACAGGTGGTTATCGATGCACTTACTACTAAGTATTCAAAAGCGACTGAAGAAAAACCTGTGAATTCTCTCCTGTGGATGTCTATTAACCCTTGAATTGTGTGTCCAAGTCAAGTTGATAGgatgtaatataattctatGCTGCTACTGATCCCACTGACACCCGACTtatcctctctcctcttgcCCTGAATGAACCATGCAGAAAAACTCCATACTCGAAGTCAAACCAATACAGAGCTTCCTTACACACAGAGATTTCAGGTCTTCTTTGCTGCATCTTTACGGATGTACCATTGGTCCGTCATATACTTTCAGCCAATCTTCGCGGGCATTTGAACCctctttcaaatacaataGTTTCATCCTACTGTTGGAAAGTAATGTTTTTTGCTTTCAGCCTTGAATCTAATCACTGGGTACTGCACGGCATTGCTAGCTCATGGGTTCGGCACATATACACGCTCACACTTATCATGGGCTTGTGGTAAACATTAAAACCTCAAATTTCTCGCAGGACCACCCATTCATAAACATGGGCTCGAGTTACCTGGCACCGTAACTGAGTGCCAAAAAGCAGTCGATGCTTGCTGACTGACCATGTTCATGGCAAGGAAGTTGATACAAAATTTTGATCACTGTAGGGCTAGGCATGCCATTCATGACTGAGGATGTTGTGGAAGATGCAGGGCTGTAGTCACAATAATTTCGGAAAATTGCGTATGTGTACTCCAATTCAAGGTGAAAATTTGGTTGAAGTTTCAATTTCGGCCATACGACTTACTCGTAATTGTAAATTCAAGTGACTAGTCACCTCACACCTATCATACATAAACTCCGATGAGTATAAGATCATGAATACTCGGATATTGTAGATGCAATCTCCAGAAAACCGAACTCCAGGCTTTGACATGCGATAATGCTACGCTCCTTTCTAATAGCCGACCTGAAAGCTCATCATAATTCATCACAGCTTCACGCCCCAGATACCCCTTCCTCCACTCACTCCGAGCCAATCGCCGTTCTCGTTATTGTTCAAGTTGCTTCGTGGCGCCCAGCTGATATTTCCCACTTCGTAGTCACATTGCCAACTGGCAGTAGGCCCTCGAGAATTGTCCGATGCTGGTGCACCATTCATGCTAGGACCAACAGGAGGGGCGGTGTTTTGACTTAGCAGATCCCAAATAAGAACCAAAGAATCATCAGCCCCAGAAGCAAGTGTACCTCTCCTATTTGGAGACCATTCTATGCAGTTTATAGATGAGGAATGGCCCTGGAGTTCGAGGAGTGCTTGTCCAGGCTGTCTAACATCCAAGATACGAATAATGTTAGAATCTTGTGAGAATGTAGCGAGGAGATGAGTATCATGTGGCGACGCTGCTAGTCGTAGTAAAGGGGGTGCATAGGACATAGTTTGCTGGGCTAAAGTTGGACTTATTCTGCCACCGCCAGGACTCGAATCTATGAGTGAAATTAGTAACATGCCTAACACTgacttcaaaattcatacCTTTATCATCCTTTGAAGTTGGCTCATAGATGATGGTACTGTGCTCCAAGCTTCGAAGGTCAAACATCCGCACACTTCCATCAGCTCCACAGCTAACAAAAACATCCACGCTGTTCGCGCAAAATCTGACATCGAAGACTTCTTTGTCATGTGCAATCAGTTGTGTCTTGGCAGTCAATGTGGGGATATCCCATATGGTGCATGTCGTA is part of the Botrytis cinerea B05.10 chromosome 1, complete sequence genome and harbors:
- the Bcspt5 gene encoding Bcspt5, with product MSTSNLLNNSFDESDEEDDNFNPQPADLSDNEDEGHNTTSAQRQNESSRHQVGDEDGSDDEAAPSNGRKHGSGGADDDDDDEDDEGEGEDIGGGANDDDDEEEEEEDDEEEITGHRRKRRRDRRNVFLDVEAEVDEDEDENEDDEDELNEMNHTFIADTHPDDMADLPDGGETDDRRHRDLDRRREMEASLDAEKQAEILRQRYANKGRSSRGTGDSAVVPKRLLLPSVDDPSIWAVRCKEGKEREAVFSIMKRIEERAGTKEELAITCAFERGGTQSTMKGFIYVEAQRQADILTAMDGLMNVYPRTKMMLVEIKEMPDLLRVTKSPTVEVGAYVRLRRPVKYAGDLAQVLEVTDTGLELRVRYVPRLDYGLHEDTSVGADGKRKRPVAGPRPPQRLFSEAEAKKRHAKHLQGRPDTKTWNYFNEEYINGYCEKEVKIQALITKDVNPTLEEVTRFASGAEDGTENLDLNALAASLKASTANASYLPGDVIEVYEGEQKGVVGKAVSVTGDIVTMAVSEGALRGQTIEIPIKGLRKRFREGDHVKVIGGSRFRDEVGMVVKIIEDRVTLLSDQNNNEITVFSKDLREASDSGGSGALGKYELWDLVQLDPSTVACIIKVDRESLVVLDQNGSNRTVIPSQISNKLEKRRNAVATDRNGAEIKMEDTVKEFGGEARSGRILHIHRAYLFLKSSELSENAGIFVARTTSVQSVSAKGGRITENASSPDLNSMNPAMKLNPKNNGQMLPPKSFGRDKSIGQTVTIRKGPYKGLLGIVKDTTDTNARVELHTKSKVISVPKDCLGFKDKISGASVDPNGFRGGPGGGRGGGAPRGRGGFGGATPGPGWDSGAGGRTPMPGGLPERTPAWGRTPHGGAQGGRTPAWKSGSTDGGRTPGWSNDGSRTVYAANDGSRTAYGGGNRTPAWSSGAKTPAYGLSDNYGSKTPAYGGSGNSGDAWGSKTPAYQPNNANDNWNSGQSNNNNWGTAYDAPTPGGPLSAPTPAAMNAPTPGGYSAPTPAAMNAPTPGAYSAPTPAPGYWGAPTPQAMDAPTPGPGYYAGAPTPGAYAADTPAGNWQDDGPRYVD